The Cupriavidus sp. EM10 genome includes a region encoding these proteins:
- a CDS encoding alpha/beta hydrolase, with translation MSSSFTPAASSRQFIAGPAGQLEVLVDTPDAAPRGVAVVAHPHPSQGGTAEHKIPQLLARVLQAHGFLTLRPNYRGVGESAGQYDDGNGETEDVLAVIRHVLAAHPGLPLALAGFSFGGFIQARAAERLAADGQPVAHLILTGMPAGALSETLSYDTPAVPAHALVVHGERDERVPLANIFNWARPQELPVVVLPGAGHFFTGKLPGLRQVVDEYLGRPQA, from the coding sequence ATGTCTTCGTCTTTCACCCCAGCCGCATCCTCCCGCCAGTTCATTGCAGGGCCCGCCGGACAGCTTGAAGTCCTGGTCGATACCCCCGACGCCGCCCCGCGTGGCGTTGCCGTGGTGGCCCACCCGCACCCCAGCCAGGGAGGCACCGCCGAGCACAAGATTCCCCAGCTGCTGGCCCGGGTGCTGCAGGCGCATGGTTTCCTGACGCTGCGGCCGAATTATCGCGGGGTAGGCGAAAGCGCGGGGCAATACGACGATGGCAATGGCGAAACCGAGGATGTGCTGGCGGTGATCCGCCATGTCCTGGCCGCGCATCCGGGCCTGCCGCTGGCGCTGGCCGGTTTCTCGTTCGGGGGCTTTATCCAGGCCCGCGCCGCCGAGCGGCTGGCGGCGGACGGCCAGCCGGTCGCCCATCTGATCCTGACCGGCATGCCGGCGGGCGCGTTGTCCGAGACGCTGTCCTACGACACGCCGGCCGTGCCGGCCCATGCCCTGGTGGTGCATGGCGAGCGCGACGAGCGCGTGCCGCTGGCCAATATCTTCAACTGGGCGCGGCCGCAGGAGCTGCCGGTGGTGGTGTTGCCGGGCGCCGGCCACTTTTTCACCGGCAAGCTGCCGGGACTGCGGCAGGTGGTGGACGAATACCTGGGCCGGCCGCAAGCCTGA
- a CDS encoding response regulator, giving the protein MANADGSVPQTGFDGGALGFLAGAGEMAALIRQFDWTTTSLGPPAQWPQSLKTAIRIMLTSRQPIWIGWGADLIFFYNDPYKAIIGGKHPAALGRPTAEVWNEIWPEIGPLLATAMTGVEGTFVEQKLLIMERNGYPEETYYTFSYSPVPDDHGGTGGIICANSDDTDRVVAERQLNLLRELGASATNARSGSEASRLAVSALQVNPWDIPFALLYMGERGASTLALAGSAGIAGDHPAAPQHMDADDPFAPWPAGEAMRAGAPVRVDDLAGRFAAALPCGAWLVPPRTAVVLPVQLSGESAPRGVLVVGINPCRLLGDRYRAFLELVARQIGQAISYAHAYEDERRRAEALAEIDRAKTTFFSNISHEFRTPLTLMLGPLEEMLRRSDVPESDRALAEIAHRNGQRLLKLVNSLLDFSRIEAGRVQMAPQPTDLPAFTADLASLFRSAVESAGMRLEVDCPPLPAAVAVDREMWESVVLNLLSNAFKYTYAGTIAVKLAGLDTGEVVLSVSDTGIGIAAEELPRLFERFHRVSGAVGRSIEGSGIGLAMVQELVRLHGGRIDVQSTPGEGSCFTVRLPREARLAVPAPTPAATSTRALAYADAARRWVPGAEDMLAPQPIEDSAAGGTELAEVRGRLLVADDNADLRHYMHRILQSAGHQVHMAADGQEALEMARRVAPDLIVSDVMMPRLDGFGLLRGVRDDASLRQTPVLLLSARAGEEARVSGLASGADDYLIKPFNARELLARVASNLRLAQLRSQAQRELRDMNDTLERRVAETVADRDRLWELSEDLLMVIGTDGMLERVSPSWQRVLGHAPDVVIGRSCLILVHPEDLVALTEQMIALQQDGQPVRHECRMLCADGGERWMAWTLSIDPVNGRIHGVGRDVTGDKAAALALRHADEALRMAQKMEAIGKLTGGVAHDFNNLLQVIGGNLHLLSRDVAGDDRSETRVRNALAGVARGAKLASQLLAFGRRQPLAPKVVNLGRFVRGLDDMLRRALGDGVEIETIIGAGLWNTLIDPFQVENALLNLAINARDAMNGHGRLTVEAGNASIDDIYARRNADVAPGKYVMLAVTDTGTGMPPEIQEQVFEPFFTTKPEGQGTGLGLSMVYGFVRQSGGHVKIYSEVGVGTTVRLYLPRADEPEDLEIEIDTGPATGGTETVLVVEDDEDVRATVVEMLSGLGYRVLKARDATSALAIVESGVPIDLLFSDVVMPGPLRSTEMARKVRQRLPGIAVLFTSGYTDNAIVHTGRLDAGIELLSKPYTHEALARKVRQMLVSGGARLEPVEAPAGPLVDGMHAPALAVPDSVAIEVPRSQRVVFVEDDDLLRASTAELMRTFGIDVIEARNDVEAMAALRGDGIDMLLTDVGLGSVSGVDLAIDACRLLPALRVVFVSGYDVVLTPAQRAALPNAVMLRKPYALTDFINLLQVQARPEGA; this is encoded by the coding sequence ATGGCGAATGCGGACGGCAGCGTGCCGCAGACAGGTTTCGATGGGGGCGCCCTGGGTTTTCTCGCCGGTGCCGGCGAGATGGCGGCGTTGATCCGTCAGTTCGACTGGACCACCACGTCGCTGGGCCCTCCCGCCCAATGGCCACAGAGCCTGAAGACGGCCATCCGCATCATGCTGACGTCGCGCCAGCCGATCTGGATCGGTTGGGGTGCCGATCTGATCTTCTTCTACAACGACCCCTACAAGGCCATCATCGGGGGCAAGCACCCGGCGGCGCTGGGCCGGCCCACGGCCGAGGTCTGGAACGAGATCTGGCCGGAAATCGGCCCGCTGCTGGCCACCGCCATGACAGGCGTGGAAGGCACCTTCGTCGAGCAGAAGCTGCTGATCATGGAGCGCAACGGGTATCCCGAGGAAACGTATTACACGTTTTCGTACAGCCCCGTGCCCGATGACCACGGCGGCACCGGGGGCATCATCTGCGCCAACAGCGACGACACCGACCGCGTGGTGGCCGAGCGGCAGCTGAACCTGCTGCGCGAGCTGGGCGCATCGGCCACGAACGCCCGCAGCGGCAGCGAGGCCAGCCGGCTTGCGGTCAGCGCGCTGCAGGTGAACCCCTGGGACATCCCGTTCGCGCTGCTGTACATGGGCGAGCGCGGCGCCAGCACGCTGGCGCTGGCGGGCAGCGCCGGCATCGCGGGCGATCATCCGGCCGCGCCGCAACACATGGATGCCGACGATCCTTTCGCGCCCTGGCCCGCCGGCGAGGCGATGCGCGCGGGTGCACCGGTGAGGGTGGACGACCTTGCCGGCCGCTTTGCCGCGGCGCTGCCTTGCGGCGCCTGGCTGGTGCCGCCCCGTACGGCGGTGGTGCTGCCGGTCCAGCTGTCGGGCGAGAGCGCGCCCCGGGGCGTGCTGGTGGTCGGGATCAATCCCTGCCGCCTGCTGGGCGACCGCTATCGGGCATTCCTGGAACTGGTGGCCCGGCAGATCGGCCAGGCCATCAGCTACGCCCATGCCTACGAGGACGAGCGCCGGCGCGCCGAGGCGCTGGCCGAGATCGATCGCGCCAAGACTACGTTTTTCTCGAATATCAGCCATGAATTCCGCACGCCGCTGACGCTGATGCTGGGCCCCTTGGAGGAAATGCTACGTCGCAGCGATGTGCCGGAGAGCGATCGCGCGCTGGCGGAAATCGCCCATCGCAATGGCCAGCGGCTGCTGAAGCTGGTGAATTCGCTGCTGGATTTCTCGCGCATCGAGGCCGGGCGCGTGCAGATGGCGCCGCAGCCGACCGACCTGCCTGCCTTTACCGCCGACCTGGCCTCGCTGTTCCGCTCGGCCGTGGAATCGGCCGGCATGCGGCTGGAGGTCGATTGCCCCCCGCTGCCAGCGGCCGTGGCGGTGGATCGCGAGATGTGGGAATCGGTGGTGCTGAACCTGCTGTCGAATGCGTTCAAGTACACGTACGCGGGCACCATCGCGGTCAAGCTGGCCGGGCTCGATACCGGCGAGGTGGTGCTGTCCGTCAGCGATACGGGCATCGGCATTGCCGCCGAGGAACTGCCGCGCCTGTTCGAGCGGTTCCACCGTGTGTCGGGAGCTGTCGGGCGGTCCATCGAAGGCAGCGGCATCGGCCTGGCCATGGTCCAGGAACTGGTGCGGCTGCACGGGGGGCGCATCGACGTGCAAAGCACGCCGGGCGAGGGCTCGTGCTTCACCGTGAGGTTGCCGCGCGAAGCCCGGCTGGCGGTGCCGGCGCCCACCCCCGCGGCCACCAGCACGCGGGCGCTGGCCTATGCGGATGCCGCCCGGCGCTGGGTGCCCGGCGCCGAAGACATGCTGGCGCCGCAGCCCATCGAGGACAGCGCCGCGGGCGGCACCGAATTGGCGGAAGTGCGAGGCCGGCTGCTGGTCGCCGACGACAACGCCGATCTGCGGCACTACATGCATCGCATCCTGCAGTCGGCCGGCCATCAGGTGCATATGGCGGCGGACGGCCAGGAGGCGCTGGAAATGGCCCGGCGCGTGGCACCGGACCTGATCGTCTCCGACGTGATGATGCCCAGGCTCGACGGCTTCGGCCTGCTGCGCGGCGTGCGCGACGACGCGTCGCTGCGCCAGACGCCGGTGCTGCTGCTGTCGGCCCGCGCGGGCGAGGAGGCGCGGGTCAGCGGCCTGGCGTCGGGCGCCGACGATTACCTGATCAAGCCGTTCAACGCACGCGAACTGCTGGCCCGGGTGGCCAGCAACCTGCGCCTGGCGCAACTGCGCAGCCAGGCCCAGCGGGAACTGCGGGACATGAACGATACGCTCGAACGCCGCGTGGCGGAGACCGTGGCCGACCGCGACCGGCTTTGGGAACTGAGCGAAGACCTGCTGATGGTGATCGGCACCGACGGCATGCTGGAACGTGTCAGTCCGTCGTGGCAACGGGTGCTGGGCCATGCGCCGGACGTGGTGATCGGCCGCTCCTGCCTGATCCTCGTGCATCCGGAGGACCTGGTGGCGCTGACCGAGCAGATGATCGCGTTGCAGCAGGACGGCCAGCCGGTGCGCCACGAATGCCGCATGCTCTGCGCCGATGGGGGCGAGCGCTGGATGGCCTGGACGCTGTCCATCGATCCCGTGAACGGGCGTATTCACGGCGTGGGCCGCGACGTTACCGGCGACAAGGCGGCAGCGCTGGCACTGCGGCACGCCGACGAAGCGCTGCGGATGGCGCAGAAGATGGAGGCCATCGGCAAGCTGACCGGCGGCGTGGCCCACGATTTCAATAATTTGCTACAGGTGATCGGCGGCAACCTGCATTTGCTGTCGCGCGACGTGGCGGGCGACGACCGCTCCGAAACGCGCGTGCGCAATGCGCTGGCCGGGGTGGCGCGGGGCGCCAAGCTGGCATCGCAACTGCTGGCGTTCGGCCGGCGCCAGCCGCTGGCGCCGAAGGTGGTCAACCTTGGCCGCTTCGTGCGCGGCCTGGACGACATGCTGCGGCGGGCGCTGGGCGATGGCGTCGAGATCGAGACCATCATCGGCGCGGGTTTGTGGAACACGCTGATCGACCCGTTCCAGGTGGAAAACGCGCTGCTGAACCTGGCGATCAATGCGCGCGATGCGATGAATGGCCATGGGCGTCTGACGGTGGAAGCCGGCAATGCGTCGATCGACGACATCTATGCGCGCCGCAACGCAGACGTGGCGCCGGGCAAGTACGTGATGCTGGCCGTGACCGACACCGGCACGGGCATGCCGCCGGAGATCCAGGAGCAGGTGTTCGAGCCGTTCTTCACGACCAAGCCGGAAGGGCAGGGCACGGGGCTGGGCCTGAGCATGGTGTATGGCTTCGTGCGGCAATCGGGCGGTCACGTGAAGATCTACAGCGAGGTGGGCGTCGGCACCACGGTGCGGCTCTACCTGCCGCGCGCGGACGAGCCCGAAGACCTGGAAATCGAGATCGACACCGGCCCGGCAACGGGCGGCACCGAGACCGTGCTGGTGGTGGAAGACGACGAGGACGTGCGCGCCACGGTGGTGGAGATGCTGTCCGGCCTGGGCTACCGGGTGCTGAAGGCGCGCGATGCCACCAGCGCGCTGGCCATCGTCGAAAGCGGCGTGCCGATCGACCTGCTGTTCAGCGACGTGGTCATGCCGGGGCCGCTGCGCAGCACGGAGATGGCGCGCAAGGTGCGCCAGCGGCTGCCGGGCATCGCGGTGCTGTTCACGTCGGGCTACACGGACAACGCCATCGTCCATACCGGCCGCCTGGACGCCGGCATCGAACTGCTGAGCAAGCCGTACACGCACGAGGCATTGGCGCGCAAGGTGCGTCAGATGCTGGTGAGCGGCGGCGCCAGGCTGGAGCCGGTGGAGGCGCCGGCCGGGCCGCTGGTGGATGGCATGCACGCGCCGGCACTGGCCGTACCCGACAGCGTGGCCATCGAGGTCCCGCGCAGCCAGCGCGTGGTGTTTGTCGAGGATGACGACCTGCTACGCGCAAGCACGGCCGAGCTGATGCGGACATTCGGCATCGACGTGATCGAGGCGCGCAACGACGTCGAGGCCATGGCTGCGTTGCGCGGCGATGGCATAGACATGTTGCTGACGGATGTGGGATTGGGCAGCGTGTCGGGCGTGGATCTGGCGATCGACGCCTGCCGGCTGCTGCCGGCGCTGCGGGTGGTGTTCGTGAGCGGCTACGACGTGGTGCTCACGCCGGCGCAGCGCGCCGCGTTACCGAACGCGGTCATGCTGCGCAAGCCCTATGCGTTGACGGACTTCATCAACCTGCTTCAGGTGCAGGCCCGCCCAGAGGGCGCATAG
- a CDS encoding ion channel: MDDTPLQFLIAVGLTATLTVLSVGIHYEALRLISEFHPKRLSGKLNIGAVILLIIITHCLEAIVFSAGYWLGSDVLGIGRLTGMREHGAIAYIYFSLETFTTQSIGDIFPVGPLRLLASVQPLVGLILIGWSTSFTFLIMRRDWRGEDLDAGD; encoded by the coding sequence ATGGATGACACCCCGCTCCAGTTCCTGATTGCCGTCGGGCTTACCGCCACCCTGACCGTGCTGAGCGTCGGCATCCACTACGAGGCGCTGCGCCTGATCTCGGAATTCCATCCGAAACGGCTCAGCGGCAAGCTCAATATCGGTGCGGTCATCCTCCTGATCATCATCACGCATTGCCTCGAGGCCATCGTCTTCAGCGCCGGATACTGGCTTGGCTCGGACGTGCTGGGCATTGGCCGGCTGACCGGCATGCGCGAACACGGTGCCATTGCCTATATCTATTTCTCGCTGGAAACGTTCACCACGCAGAGCATTGGCGATATCTTCCCGGTTGGGCCCCTGCGGTTGCTGGCATCGGTTCAGCCGCTTGTGGGCCTGATCCTGATCGGCTGGTCCACGTCGTTCACGTTCCTGATCATGCGGCGCGACTGGCGCGGCGAAGACCTGGATGCTGGCGACTAG
- a CDS encoding autotransporter outer membrane beta-barrel domain-containing protein, with the protein MPAVFARRQICIVILTTFAPAASALTVIGASTYGQQVSNDTEYVVNAGTTVSSDTGDAVIVNGVAPVAFSNSGSLLSAQASQAAALRFNVAGELHNAAGGRMFGQTFGVMMNGGGAGNSIVNFGDISARISHAIYYGGDSAGTVDNFGSLNGDGAVGASADGIYLHGTGHVTVNNHMGASIASGRGDATYGAAIVIDGGTASIVNDGNMNGYHGGIVSTTTGAVQIDNRITGTIRATNDAAIQILQGGTIHNAGRLASGGPAAIVLAGGNNSVVLDTGSSIDARVAILSQGTGNTITLAGTGSEDSHFSATPGNGFASLTAQAASDWTLSGGVTLGGTSPAALHVVGDLALGGTVFQDAGGGTTIDGGGSLTIGLGGTSGALQGPIVNNGTLTLRRSDAMLVDGMLSGGGMLVQAGTGAATLSAAGSSQGTVSVMTGTLRHTHAGAFATTGNYTTAVGATTSILGPSSLAVGGRFAMDGTLNVMAGGSNPVVGASTAVIGTGAVLNLTGFSASATASASELAATTLDVIRASAPGALSGTFESIRLGGSPSPVDYLTLSSAYGPQALTVGTGLVWYASHSNTPLIASGTFTLAQADHAFDMDAVLADQDPNAATGWDGRTLTKAGPGTLQLSKANTYTGATRIDAGTLRAGAENVIARSEQVALAGGATFDLADFNQRVNDLTGAGNVTLGLATLTLNSVASTAFDGVIGGDGGIDKQGPGSLVLSKDQTYGGSTAVNGGALLLRNDARLANTTQVTVAPGAVFGGYGGVGGAVLNHGVLAVADAAPGFEGGPAGTFVIGGALVNHGEIRMGSPVPASTLVVNGDYTGNNGWLTLYTSLGDDNAATDRLVVRGNTAGQTMVVVRNAGGAGARTVNGIRVVQVDGRSDGTFALDGRLVAGAYEYGLYKGTPTGEDGNWYLRAISADPDPAPAPVPVPVPRPETGLWLANQSTAQAMFVHTFRDRAGFVDPRGADGGPANPSIGWARLAGGHADGNAAGGRIAESADSVVAQAGVDLLHRVSAGQRWQAGLMVGYGSATTHATTRNNPAVARGSVDGGSVGLYGTWHGNADGTDGPYVDTWFQYGHFDNKVRGQSLGEEAYASHVWSGSLEAGWAFPVGYTGQGRVQLEPQAQLIYTDYHAGSHTERNGTEVQSQRSGGVSTRLGARLFHVPTAPDATAWLPYLELNWWHAARGDAVAFNHIVVAQDGPSDRVEVKVGAQARLGQHWRLWGNLAYQYGNGGYERIGGLLGVRYQW; encoded by the coding sequence ATGCCGGCAGTATTTGCGCGGCGGCAGATCTGTATCGTCATCCTGACCACTTTCGCACCTGCGGCCTCGGCGCTGACGGTGATCGGCGCCAGTACCTACGGGCAGCAGGTGTCCAACGATACGGAGTACGTGGTCAATGCGGGCACCACTGTTTCCAGTGACACGGGCGATGCAGTCATCGTCAATGGCGTGGCGCCGGTTGCGTTCTCGAATTCCGGATCGCTGCTTTCGGCGCAGGCCAGCCAGGCCGCCGCGCTGCGCTTCAATGTGGCCGGCGAACTGCACAATGCAGCCGGGGGACGAATGTTCGGACAAACATTTGGCGTGATGATGAATGGCGGCGGCGCCGGCAACAGCATCGTCAATTTCGGCGATATCAGCGCGCGCATCAGCCATGCCATCTATTACGGTGGCGACAGTGCCGGCACGGTCGACAACTTCGGTTCTTTGAATGGCGATGGCGCGGTCGGGGCTTCCGCCGATGGCATTTACCTTCACGGCACCGGCCACGTCACGGTCAATAATCACATGGGGGCATCGATTGCCTCCGGGCGCGGCGACGCGACCTACGGCGCCGCCATTGTCATCGACGGCGGCACGGCCAGCATCGTCAATGACGGGAATATGAATGGGTACCACGGCGGGATCGTCAGCACCACAACCGGCGCGGTGCAAATCGATAACCGCATCACCGGTACGATCCGCGCCACCAACGATGCGGCCATCCAGATCCTGCAGGGCGGAACGATCCACAATGCCGGCAGGCTTGCCAGTGGCGGCCCGGCGGCGATTGTGTTGGCGGGCGGCAACAACAGCGTGGTGCTCGATACTGGGTCGTCGATCGATGCCCGGGTGGCAATCCTCAGCCAGGGCACGGGGAACACCATCACGCTGGCCGGCACCGGCAGCGAGGACAGCCATTTCAGCGCGACCCCCGGCAACGGGTTTGCCTCGCTGACGGCGCAGGCCGCCAGCGACTGGACCTTGTCGGGCGGGGTCACCCTGGGCGGCACGTCGCCGGCCGCGCTGCACGTGGTCGGCGATCTCGCACTGGGGGGCACCGTGTTCCAGGATGCCGGCGGCGGCACCACTATCGACGGCGGCGGCAGCCTGACAATCGGGCTGGGCGGCACCAGTGGCGCCTTGCAAGGCCCCATCGTCAACAACGGCACCCTGACCTTGCGGCGCAGCGATGCCATGCTGGTCGACGGCATGTTGAGCGGCGGCGGCATGCTCGTGCAGGCCGGCACCGGAGCCGCCACGCTCTCCGCAGCCGGCTCGTCACAGGGCACGGTGTCGGTGATGACCGGCACCTTGCGGCACACCCACGCGGGTGCCTTTGCGACGACCGGCAACTACACCACGGCGGTCGGGGCCACGACATCGATCCTGGGCCCGTCATCGCTTGCCGTGGGCGGCCGGTTTGCCATGGATGGCACGCTGAACGTGATGGCAGGCGGCAGCAATCCGGTGGTCGGCGCCAGCACGGCGGTGATTGGCACCGGTGCGGTGTTGAACCTCACCGGCTTTTCGGCGTCGGCCACCGCCAGCGCTTCGGAACTGGCCGCCACGACACTGGACGTCATCCGTGCCAGTGCACCCGGTGCGTTGTCCGGCACGTTCGAATCGATCCGGCTGGGTGGCTCGCCGAGTCCGGTGGACTACCTGACCCTGTCATCGGCCTATGGCCCACAGGCGCTAACCGTGGGCACGGGGCTGGTCTGGTATGCATCGCACAGCAACACTCCGCTGATTGCCAGCGGCACCTTCACGCTGGCGCAGGCCGATCACGCCTTCGACATGGATGCGGTGCTGGCCGACCAGGATCCCAACGCGGCAACGGGCTGGGACGGCCGCACGCTGACCAAGGCCGGCCCCGGCACGCTGCAACTGTCGAAAGCCAATACCTATACCGGCGCCACGCGGATCGATGCCGGCACGCTCCGCGCGGGCGCGGAAAACGTCATCGCCCGCAGTGAACAGGTGGCGCTGGCGGGCGGGGCGACGTTCGACCTGGCCGACTTCAACCAGCGGGTCAACGACCTGACCGGCGCCGGCAACGTGACGCTGGGGCTGGCCACGCTGACGCTGAACAGCGTGGCCAGCACGGCTTTCGATGGGGTCATCGGCGGCGATGGCGGCATCGACAAGCAGGGGCCGGGCAGCCTGGTGTTGTCGAAGGATCAGACCTATGGCGGCAGCACGGCCGTGAATGGCGGCGCGCTGCTGCTGCGCAATGACGCCCGGCTGGCCAATACCACGCAGGTGACGGTGGCGCCCGGCGCGGTGTTCGGCGGCTACGGCGGCGTGGGCGGGGCGGTGCTGAACCATGGCGTGCTGGCGGTGGCCGATGCCGCGCCCGGTTTCGAAGGCGGCCCGGCCGGTACGTTCGTCATCGGCGGCGCGCTGGTCAACCACGGCGAAATCCGCATGGGCAGCCCGGTTCCCGCCAGCACGCTGGTGGTCAATGGCGACTACACCGGCAACAACGGCTGGCTGACGCTGTACACGTCGCTGGGCGACGACAACGCCGCCACTGACCGGCTGGTGGTGCGCGGCAATACCGCTGGCCAGACCATGGTTGTCGTCCGCAATGCCGGGGGCGCCGGCGCCCGGACCGTAAATGGCATCCGCGTCGTGCAGGTGGACGGTCGCTCGGACGGCACCTTCGCGCTCGATGGCCGGCTGGTGGCAGGTGCCTACGAATACGGCCTGTACAAGGGCACGCCGACCGGCGAGGACGGCAACTGGTACCTGCGCGCGATTTCCGCCGATCCCGATCCCGCGCCGGCGCCGGTGCCGGTGCCGGTTCCGCGCCCGGAAACCGGCCTCTGGCTGGCCAACCAGTCCACTGCGCAGGCCATGTTCGTGCACACGTTCCGGGACCGCGCCGGATTCGTCGACCCGCGCGGCGCGGATGGCGGGCCAGCCAACCCGTCCATCGGGTGGGCGCGCCTTGCGGGCGGGCATGCGGATGGCAACGCGGCCGGCGGGCGCATCGCCGAATCGGCCGACAGCGTCGTGGCGCAGGCAGGCGTCGATCTGCTGCACCGCGTATCGGCGGGCCAGCGCTGGCAGGCGGGCCTGATGGTCGGCTACGGCTCGGCCACCACGCATGCCACGACGCGCAACAATCCGGCCGTGGCGCGCGGTTCGGTCGATGGCGGCAGCGTGGGACTCTACGGCACCTGGCATGGCAATGCCGACGGCACGGACGGGCCATACGTCGATACGTGGTTCCAGTACGGCCACTTCGACAACAAGGTACGGGGGCAGTCGCTGGGCGAGGAAGCCTACGCCAGCCATGTCTGGAGCGGATCGCTCGAGGCGGGCTGGGCATTTCCGGTCGGCTACACCGGCCAGGGACGCGTGCAGCTCGAACCGCAGGCCCAACTGATCTACACGGACTACCACGCGGGCAGCCATACGGAGCGCAACGGCACGGAGGTGCAAAGCCAGCGCAGCGGCGGGGTCAGCACGCGGCTGGGGGCACGTCTGTTTCATGTGCCGACGGCGCCCGACGCCACGGCCTGGCTGCCTTACCTGGAACTGAACTGGTGGCATGCCGCGCGTGGCGACGCCGTGGCCTTCAATCACATCGTGGTGGCGCAGGATGGCCCCAGCGACCGGGTGGAAGTCAAGGTCGGCGCCCAGGCGCGGCTGGGCCAGCACTGGCGGCTGTGGGGCAACCTGGCGTACCAGTACGGGAACGGCGGCTACGAGCGCATCGGCGGACTGCTGGGGGTGCGATACCAATGGTAG
- a CDS encoding MipA/OmpV family protein, which produces MAAGAPLRRWLALTLLAALALLCIPRAQAQTPAPLSEWQYSVGVPLEKLFEGEPDKWAVRVGAAASIRPYYEGTTNYYVLAGPVIDIRYRDLAFLSTGEGLGWNIIHTNNLRAGIALTYDFGRREKHDHDHLGGLGNIGMAAETKLFAEYVISKEFPLVIRANVRRQFGGANGVIGDVGAYMPLPGSNEKFFWFAGPTMTFADSAYMSRWYGVSADQSARSGLPQHHAGAGIKSYGGGISAMWFFGKNWFTTADVGVSALVGDARNSPVTSRSTSWTGDISINYQF; this is translated from the coding sequence ATGGCAGCGGGCGCCCCGCTGCGCCGCTGGCTGGCCCTGACCCTGCTGGCCGCGCTGGCGCTGCTCTGCATCCCGCGCGCCCAGGCGCAGACGCCCGCGCCGCTGTCGGAATGGCAATATTCCGTGGGCGTGCCGCTGGAAAAGCTGTTCGAGGGCGAGCCCGATAAATGGGCCGTGCGCGTGGGCGCCGCCGCCAGCATCCGGCCCTATTACGAAGGCACGACCAATTACTACGTGCTGGCCGGCCCGGTGATCGACATCCGCTACCGCGACCTGGCGTTCCTGTCCACGGGCGAAGGCCTGGGCTGGAACATCATCCACACCAACAACCTGCGCGCCGGCATCGCGCTGACCTACGATTTCGGCCGCCGCGAGAAGCACGACCACGACCATCTGGGCGGCCTCGGCAATATCGGCATGGCGGCGGAGACGAAGCTGTTCGCCGAATACGTGATTTCGAAGGAATTCCCGCTGGTGATCCGCGCCAACGTGAGGCGCCAGTTTGGCGGCGCCAACGGCGTGATCGGCGATGTGGGCGCATACATGCCGCTGCCGGGCAGCAACGAGAAGTTCTTCTGGTTCGCCGGCCCCACCATGACCTTTGCCGATTCGGCGTACATGAGCCGCTGGTACGGCGTCTCGGCCGACCAGTCGGCGAGGTCCGGCCTGCCGCAGCACCACGCCGGTGCGGGCATCAAGTCCTATGGCGGCGGCATCTCGGCCATGTGGTTCTTCGGCAAGAACTGGTTCACCACGGCTGACGTGGGCGTCTCGGCGCTGGTGGGCGATGCCCGCAACAGCCCGGTGACCTCGCGATCCACCAGCTGGACTGGCGATATTTCGATCAACTACCAGTTCTGA